In one window of Synchiropus splendidus isolate RoL2022-P1 chromosome 15, RoL_Sspl_1.0, whole genome shotgun sequence DNA:
- the LOC128746531 gene encoding uncharacterized protein LOC128746531, translating to MMKVQLLLPLTIMASVTMVLILKTRKREEDREDRRFRFESIRLRVTIDVLTEHQNEKATLQQQYDNAKEEEGTLREASTVFQSNVLENMGKLDTCHQEKRQIKSQLDSEEKNLNTLITDMKTETDIWLAEIDSLKNLRSAKSPACKFLQPNSDQERLYCRNTFIVEPRPPEPKPAVLKPPMPKAALPKAPVPNAPEQKAPEPKVPQPKPMAVKVAEPKAADPNAAQPEAEEPKPDQPVARGRRKVVRRVRRKGRPAKPSDTEV from the exons ATGATGAAAGTTCAACTGCTACTGCCGCTGACCATTATGGCGTCAGTCACCATGGTTCTGATCCTCAAGACTCGCAAAAGGGAGGAAGACCGGGAGGATCGGCGGTTTCGGTTCGAGAGTATTCGGCTTCGGGTCACCATCGACGTGCTGACAGAGCACCAGAATGAGAAGGCGACCCTCCAGCAACAGTATGACAACGCCAAAGAGGAGGAAGGCACTCTGAGGGAGGCTTCCACAGTGTTCCAGTCGAACGTGCTTGAAAACATGGGGAAGCTGGACACCTGCCACCAAGAGAAG AGACAAATAAAAAGTCAGCTGGATTCTGAGGAGAAAAACCTTAACACGCTAATAA CTGATATGAAAACGGAGACGGACATCTGGCTGGCTGAGATTGACTCGCTCAAAAACCTACGAAGTGCAAAGAGTCCCGCTTGTAAATTTTTGCAGCCCAACTCAGACCAAGAAag ACTTTATTGTAGGAACACGTTTATCGTGGAGCCGAGACCACCAGAGCCAAAACCGGCAGTACTGAAACCGCCGATGCCGAAAGCGGCACTGCCCAAAGCACCGGTGCCAAATGCTCCAGAGCAGAAAGCACCGGAACCAAAAGTTCCACAGCCGAAGCCCATGGCAGTGAAAGTAGCAGAGCCTAAAGCAGCAGACCCCAATGCAGCACagcctgaagctgaagagccaAAGCCAGATCAACCCGTAGCACGAGGACGAAGGAAGGTTGTCCGCAGAGTGAGGAGGAAAGGAAGACCAGCCAAGCCAAGTGACACAGAAGTCTAA